Part of the Halopseudomonas maritima genome, GAAAGTGATCGCGGTCACGATTGAACGGACGAAAAATCTCTTTTACCAGCAACTCGGCGTGCCCGTCGCTGCAGCCGAGGATAATCTGCGGCGGCTTGAGCATGCCATCGAGCGCCGTCCCCTCTTGCAGAAAGTCAGGCAGCGCAACCACTGAGCGCCGGGCAGTCCCGCCATTAGTGCGCAGCAGCGTTTCCAGATGCTCGGTAAAACCCACAGCAAAGGGGCTTTGGTTGACCACCAGCCATGCGCGCTCCGGAATCTGCGCCAGGCGACCGACAATCTTCTCCGCCAAAGCCGCTTCACTGGTATCCAACGCCAGGAACACTGCCCGGCTTTCGGCGCCGGGTAATCCCTCAAAATCGCCGTAAACAAGGCGCCCAGAGGTGTGGCAATCGCTGATCAGGCGCCGCAGCCCCGGCTCACTGTAGGCGGCCTTGTTGGCGATAATTTGCTGCCGCACACGCCCGTGCGGCATACGCAGCACAACGTTATGCCCAGTCGAGGCAAAGCTGCTTGCTGTCACCAACGCAGAAAGTGTGTCGCCATAAAGATCGATATGCACCAGAGCTGCTCCGCGTCAGTTGTTACATTGTCGTAGCAGCTCGACAAACTCGGCACCCACCTGCGGATGGCGCTGTGCATAGGCCAAAGTCGCCTGCAGATACCCAATCTTGCTGCCACAGTCGTAGGTTACGCCCTGCATGCGGTAGGCCTCGACGGCTTCTTCCTGCATGAGCGTGGCAATGGCGTCAGTCAGCTGAATTTCATTACCTGCGCCGGGGGCGGTATCTGCCAGCAGCTCAAAGATGCGTGCGGGCAAAATGTAACGTCCTACCACAGCAAGGTCTGAGGGTGCATCCGCCCGCGCGGGCTTCTCCACTACGCCGGTCATTACCTGGCTGGTGCCCGCCGCCGGCGCACTTCCGTCCAACGCAACCACCCCGTATTGCGAGACCTTATCCATGGGCACCTGCTCAACCATGATCTGTGCACGCTGACTGGACTGGTACCGCTGCACCATAGCGGCCAAATCAGGAGCAGTGCCGGCCGGCTGCAACTCGGCATCTACCAGCACATCGGGCAGCATCACCGCGAAGGGTGCATCCCCAACGACTTCGCGCGCGCACATCACGGCGTGGCCCAAACCGAGCGCCTTACCCTGGCGCACGCTAATCACGCGCACATCGGACGGCAGAATCGACCGCATGACCTGCAATAATTCCTGCTTGCCGCGGCGCTCCAGCTCGGTCTCCAGCTCATAATGCACATCAAAGTGGTCTTCGATTGCCCGCTTGGCCGAGTGGTTGACCAATACAATCTGCTTGATGCCAGCACGCACAGCCTCGTCCACTACATATTGAATGACGGGCTTGTCGACAACCGTGATCATTTCCTTGGGAATAGCCTTGCTGGCGGGGAGAAAGCGAGTGCCGAGACCGGCGACGGGAAGAACGGCTGTTTTGACTGCCACAGGAAACTATCCTTTGTCTGTAAACGAAATTCGGGTAGAGCACCGATTAGAACGCTCAGGCGGGTGTAATCTTATCGCTTAAAACTGTCAGGCATATTTCGCGCCAGCCAACCCCGTAGGGTAGCGATCTGTTTGCGCTGAAGGCCTCTGGCCGGAGGCTTTGATAGAGCGCAAAGGCATTTTCAAGTGCTGCTCTCGATGCAGCAGTGTAAGCAACAAGATGGCGCGCTCATCCCCATCGCTGCGCAGAAAAATAGCCTCTAGCTCGCTAAAAGGGCCTTCGGTGATACGAACCGAGTCCCCGCGAGAAAACTGGCAGGCTACCGGTGCTTCAGCTTCGTGAGCATGCAAGTAGTCGATCAAGTCCGATGACACCACAGCGGGCTCGTTACCAAAGGTCACCAGGCGCGCAACACCACGAGTGGAGCGGATGGAGTACCAGTTGTCTTGCAAACGATCAAGACACACAAACAAGTAACCAGGGAAGAGAGACTCGACCAGCTCGACCTGCTTGCCGCGCTTGACGTGCAGCGTGCGGCGCTGAGGGCGATAACATGTGAAGGACTGGTTACGTAGATTCTCTTCTGCCCGCTCATCCTGGCGAGGC contains:
- the galU gene encoding UTP--glucose-1-phosphate uridylyltransferase GalU, with translation MAVKTAVLPVAGLGTRFLPASKAIPKEMITVVDKPVIQYVVDEAVRAGIKQIVLVNHSAKRAIEDHFDVHYELETELERRGKQELLQVMRSILPSDVRVISVRQGKALGLGHAVMCAREVVGDAPFAVMLPDVLVDAELQPAGTAPDLAAMVQRYQSSQRAQIMVEQVPMDKVSQYGVVALDGSAPAAGTSQVMTGVVEKPARADAPSDLAVVGRYILPARIFELLADTAPGAGNEIQLTDAIATLMQEEAVEAYRMQGVTYDCGSKIGYLQATLAYAQRHPQVGAEFVELLRQCNN
- the rfaH gene encoding transcription/translation regulatory transformer protein RfaH; protein product: MRQARAKSSCLVESDARHRSGDRMSGYNVNSASNWYLIQCKPRQDERAEENLRNQSFTCYRPQRRTLHVKRGKQVELVESLFPGYLFVCLDRLQDNWYSIRSTRGVARLVTFGNEPAVVSSDLIDYLHAHEAEAPVACQFSRGDSVRITEGPFSELEAIFLRSDGDERAILLLTLLHREQHLKMPLRSIKASGQRPSAQTDRYPTGLAGAKYA